The sequence below is a genomic window from Salicibibacter cibarius.
TCTATGGACAATGGTAAACGAATCCAACCATTTGTCAATCGCTGACTTCCTTCGCGAATTGGCGTAAAATCGCGTTCAGTTCATTGGATAATTCTGTATTTCCTCTACGATTCCGTTCGCATCGTCTATACTTGCCAAAAACCCGATCCCGTCTCCTGTCTCGAGTAACACTGCTTCCGTGTACGTTTGAATACAGAAGTCAGTTGGAAGTTAGAAATCGGATCAATCTTCACTGCCACAGTCTGTAACAATCGCTCGCACAATAACTACATGAGAGAACGATGAAATAAACCTATTTAAAATGCAGACCCGCCAAATGATTCGCTTCATATAACGGCGGTATCGGATAGATATTGACGCCATAAATCAGCTAATTTATAAACTTAATGGCGTCCACTGGCTACAATGACACCATAAAATGTCCAACCCTTGATAAAGATGGCATAATCGACTGCTTTGACGCCATCATAATACTGATTTTTGTTTAGGATGGCGTCATAACAACTGAATAAGAAGCTTTTCCGTACCTGACGATTTTAAAATCATTCGCGAGAACTCTAGCAACGATCCTTTTTTCGACTTTCACCGCGCACCATTTATGGATTGTATCAGTGGTTATTTTTCTCCCCGGAAAACGCACCGACCGCGTACAAAAGACCCTTTTTATGAATCATCATTGACCGCAAAACTTTCTTCAATTGATCATAATTATACGCCTATTTCCTTTGACAGGTAAAAAAAGGCAGTCCCTACTCCAAGGACTGCCTTTTTCTTACACTAGCTAGCGGAGGAAAAACACGAAGACTCCTGTGGGAAAGCGCAGCGGGAAGACCCCGCAGAAAAAAGCAACCTTCTAACGAGGAGGCTGAGCGCAAGCCCACGGAAAGCGTCGTGTTTTTCCGTAGCGATTATCATAGTGCATGATGTCAATCATAGATTTCGGTGTTGACCCTATATTATCTCTTACCGATTAATATTTCCAAATCAACGGTTATTTTAGTTGCATCCTTTCCTAAAAATGATTTAACTTGATTCTCTGTGGCTGCCCATAATAATGGAGTCATATGAACCAACGATTGAATGGATCGGCTACCGAGGATCACGGTATAACTTAACCTTGAACGGTCTACAAGTTGGAAATTTTTATTGAATCGTTTTACGGTATCTGCATTAGAATATGAATGTTTTTCAGGTTCATCGAAAATTACTTCTCTTAATTCTTTTAGGTAACCACTTTGAGGAACCACTTTAACCACTAAACCATCAGCTTTTAACAATCGATTAAATTCTGCATAATTTGAGGGAGATAGTAGGTTCAGAATAACATCAAATTGCTTATCCCTAAATGGTGTGTCTGCAAGATCAGCAACAGCCCAGGTCTTATTGGCGTAGTTCTTAGAAGCAATCAAGATACCTTCCTTAGAAATATCAATCCCTACGCCTGTCACTGTCTTTTTATAATCAGACCGAACAATATCGCAAATATTCGATAGGTGCGAACCCTCGCCACATCCCATGTCAATTAAAGATATTGTTTCCTTTTTAACAGCAATATGCTCTTTTATAATTTCAGCGATTGCCTGACTTAGTGGTTCAAAAAAGCCATCCTCTGCAACAAGTTTTCTACGTGCATCGAAAAGTCCCTTATTGTACTTCGTTTTTATCGGGCGAGTCGTCAAATTGATATATCCTTGCTTAGCAATATCAAACATATGGTTATTTGAGCAAATTAAGCTTTTTTTCTCAAAAACCTTCATTGGTAATTCGCAAATAGGACATTTAAAAATAGACTCAATCTCACTTAAATATTCTGCACTCTTTATTCTTTTGTTCATTTTACACAAAGAAGCCACCTCAATCATTCGTTTTAAGATAAATGAAAAAGGCATAGACAAATAAACCCTCATAATATTTTCAAAAAAATATGAGTGGGGTCTGAAAGTAGTCTATACCTATCACTATCT
It includes:
- a CDS encoding putative RNA methyltransferase; this encodes MPFSFILKRMIEVASLCKMNKRIKSAEYLSEIESIFKCPICELPMKVFEKKSLICSNNHMFDIAKQGYINLTTRPIKTKYNKGLFDARRKLVAEDGFFEPLSQAIAEIIKEHIAVKKETISLIDMGCGEGSHLSNICDIVRSDYKKTVTGVGIDISKEGILIASKNYANKTWAVADLADTPFRDKQFDVILNLLSPSNYAEFNRLLKADGLVVKVVPQSGYLKELREVIFDEPEKHSYSNADTVKRFNKNFQLVDRSRLSYTVILGSRSIQSLVHMTPLLWAATENQVKSFLGKDATKITVDLEILIGKR